A genome region from Streptomyces sp. V3I8 includes the following:
- a CDS encoding MerR family transcriptional regulator produces the protein MTADDAYTRLDDDDYPAYTMGRAAEMLGTTQGFLRAIGEARLITPLRSAGGHRRYSRYQLRIAARARELVDRGTPVEAACRIIILEDQLEEAQRINAAYRRATESAKQTAAA, from the coding sequence GTGACAGCAGACGACGCGTACACCCGTCTTGATGACGATGACTATCCCGCTTACACGATGGGCCGGGCCGCCGAGATGCTCGGCACCACGCAGGGCTTTCTGCGCGCCATCGGCGAAGCCCGCCTGATCACCCCGCTGCGCTCCGCCGGCGGACACCGTCGCTACTCCCGCTACCAGCTGCGCATCGCCGCGCGCGCCCGCGAGCTCGTCGACCGCGGCACCCCCGTCGAGGCCGCCTGCCGCATCATCATCCTCGAGGACCAGCTCGAAGAAGCCCAGCGCATCAACGCCGCCTACCGCCGCGCCACCGAATCGGCGAAGCAGACAGCCGCTGCTTGA